A single window of Ignavibacteriota bacterium DNA harbors:
- a CDS encoding PorV/PorQ family protein codes for MQKFKYFSFFLILFVFNNLFSQTEIGKYSGEFLSLGVGGRALGMGGASVAVANDITAGYWNPAGLAHMNYPQISLMHEEHFGSLVNYNYAAVAIPYGKDMSFGLSAIRLSIDGIYDTRKAGVDKVTGEIIDFNDPNWQLLHPNWGLDRTKITEFSNTDWAFFLTFAKRYSNKLYWGANVKFIRRDIAEYSATGIGFDIGAVYMPYQDFSIGANLMDATTTLLAWDTGRNELISPTLKIGTAYKFYILGGAVTPALDFDLRFENRQTASTFNIGPVSFDPRIGMEYNFKDIIALRGGYNDVKQFTIGAGVKLPKLNIDYTYATFNETKSNSLPETHRISLILTIEEPKFLRKSE; via the coding sequence ATGCAGAAATTTAAATACTTCAGCTTTTTCTTGATATTATTTGTTTTTAACAATTTATTTTCTCAAACGGAAATAGGTAAATATTCCGGGGAATTCCTTTCCTTAGGAGTTGGCGGAAGAGCATTGGGAATGGGCGGCGCAAGCGTTGCCGTTGCAAATGATATTACAGCCGGTTACTGGAATCCTGCCGGTTTGGCACATATGAATTATCCTCAGATTTCATTGATGCATGAAGAACATTTCGGAAGTTTAGTAAATTATAATTATGCCGCGGTTGCAATTCCTTACGGTAAAGATATGAGTTTCGGACTAAGCGCAATTCGTTTAAGCATAGATGGAATATACGACACGAGAAAAGCCGGAGTTGATAAAGTAACCGGAGAAATTATTGATTTCAATGACCCAAATTGGCAGCTTCTTCATCCGAATTGGGGATTGGACAGAACTAAAATTACCGAATTCAGTAATACTGATTGGGCTTTCTTTTTAACTTTCGCAAAACGCTATTCCAATAAATTGTATTGGGGAGCCAACGTAAAATTCATCCGAAGAGATATAGCGGAATATTCAGCAACTGGAATTGGTTTTGACATTGGCGCTGTTTATATGCCTTATCAGGATTTTTCAATCGGCGCAAATTTAATGGACGCAACTACTACTTTACTTGCCTGGGATACGGGAAGAAATGAATTGATTTCTCCGACTTTAAAAATAGGTACTGCATATAAATTTTATATTCTTGGCGGCGCTGTTACGCCGGCATTGGATTTTGATTTGAGATTCGAAAATCGTCAAACAGCGTCAACTTTTAATATCGGTCCGGTTAGTTTTGATCCGCGCATAGGCATGGAATATAACTTTAAAGATATTATTGCTCTAAGAGGCGGATATAATGACGTAAAACAATTTACAATCGGAGCCGGAGTAAAACTTCCAAAGTTAAATATTGATTATACCTATGCTACCTTTAACGAAACAAAGTCAAACAGTTTGCCCGAAACTCACAGAATTTCATTAATCTTAACTATTGAGGAACCGAAGTTTCTTAGAAAATCCGAATAA
- a CDS encoding TetR/AcrR family transcriptional regulator has product MEQPVNTKDQILSASLKLFSEKSYHGASIREIAKAVNIRESAIYNHFKSKEEILSAIVNNFSSRNFGAIILTDTLINYISKPQKFLFLLSQNILEFWNSERERMFIKILINLNSIKSEINFYTIDNYLNDFRKLCIFIFKEMINHKFIKNIDLELLSNQFLSPLFLIELKKISTENQFYSFKKELELHSDFIWEAVKK; this is encoded by the coding sequence ATGGAACAGCCAGTTAATACAAAAGATCAAATTTTATCCGCTTCACTTAAACTTTTCTCTGAAAAAAGTTATCACGGCGCGTCAATAAGAGAAATCGCGAAAGCTGTAAATATTAGAGAAAGCGCGATTTACAATCATTTCAAGTCAAAAGAAGAAATCCTTTCCGCTATTGTAAATAATTTCAGCAGCAGAAATTTTGGGGCAATTATTCTAACGGATACTTTAATCAATTATATTTCCAAACCGCAGAAATTTCTTTTTCTTTTATCACAAAATATTTTGGAATTTTGGAATTCAGAACGCGAACGAATGTTCATTAAAATATTGATCAACCTTAATAGCATAAAATCGGAAATAAATTTCTATACAATTGACAATTATCTTAATGATTTCAGAAAATTATGCATATTTATTTTTAAAGAAATGATAAACCACAAATTTATCAAAAATATTGATTTGGAGCTTTTAAGCAATCAGTTTTTAAGTCCGTTATTTTTAATAGAATTGAAAAAAATAAGTACTGAAAATCAATTCTACAGTTTTAAAAAGGAGTTGGAATTACATTCTGATTTTATTTGGGAAGCGGTGAAAAAGTAA
- a CDS encoding valine--tRNA ligase → MREFQKTYNPSEVEDKWYKYWEENSLFSSHIDENKTPYTIVIPPPNITGMLTMGHILNNTIQDVYIRYKRMKGFNSLWVPGTDHASIATETKVVKYLKDQGIEKEKIGRDEFLKHCYEWKDKYGGIITKQLRKLGVSCDWSRERFTMDDHYYKKVIEAFVKLYREGLIYRGYRMVNWCPASKSAISDEEVIYKSSNGNLWYFKYPIVDSSEFLIVATTRPETMLGDTGVAVNPNDERFKHLIGKKVKLPIVGREIPIFADEYVDMEFGTGAVKVTPAHDVNDYGMAMRHNLEMINILNEDATTNENVPVEFRNKDRFAVRKLVAAEIEKLGLLEKVEDYTNNVGYSERGGVPIEPYLSEQWFLKMDAFAESALNVVKDEKVKFHPNHWVKTYEHWMENIRDWCISRQLWWGHRIPVWYNKTTKEIYCDVNPPNDTENWKQDEDVLDTWASSWLWAQDVFTTESEQKYYYPTDLLVTGPDIIFFWVARMIMAGMKFMNEIPFRDVYFTSIIRDSQGRKMSKSLGNSPDPLDVIAEYGADALRFTINYIAPLGQDVLFSTDKVEIGRNFANKIWNAGRFLLMNSQQIKLDESLLNKHVDFVDEWIESKFQNALKNYESALEKFEINSASKILYGYVWNDFCDWYVELIKNKLYSQNEEIKSAALTRAIKLFEEMLKMIHPFMPYISEEIWNLIADRKVGESISIIEFPKFNLSQISEKAEAKMEFTQNIITSIRNIRGEMNIAPSKKISAYIKTVNLEEDQIIYIKSLGKVDELKFGGDLTKPNASASSIINNCEIYIPLEGIIDLNVEKDRLLKEIQRLEGALTGVTKKLSNEKFVNNAPKDVVEKEFAKKSDWENSLSKLKTLLSDLS, encoded by the coding sequence ATGAGAGAATTTCAAAAGACTTATAATCCAAGCGAAGTAGAAGATAAATGGTACAAATACTGGGAAGAAAATTCGCTGTTTTCTTCACACATTGACGAAAATAAAACTCCATACACAATTGTAATTCCGCCGCCCAATATAACCGGAATGTTAACGATGGGTCACATTTTGAACAATACAATTCAAGATGTTTACATTCGCTATAAAAGAATGAAAGGATTTAACTCACTTTGGGTTCCGGGAACGGATCATGCATCAATAGCTACCGAAACAAAGGTTGTAAAGTATCTAAAAGATCAGGGAATTGAAAAAGAAAAGATAGGACGCGATGAATTTTTAAAACACTGTTATGAATGGAAAGATAAATACGGCGGAATAATTACAAAACAGCTCAGAAAACTTGGAGTGAGCTGCGATTGGTCGCGTGAACGCTTTACAATGGACGATCATTATTACAAAAAAGTGATTGAAGCATTTGTTAAACTTTACAGAGAAGGATTGATCTATCGCGGTTACAGAATGGTTAACTGGTGCCCCGCATCAAAATCCGCAATTTCCGATGAAGAAGTAATTTATAAAAGCAGCAATGGAAATCTCTGGTATTTCAAATATCCTATTGTAGATTCTAGTGAATTTTTAATAGTCGCGACAACGCGACCCGAAACAATGCTCGGTGATACAGGAGTAGCAGTAAATCCCAATGATGAACGTTTTAAACATTTAATCGGGAAAAAAGTAAAATTACCGATAGTAGGCAGGGAAATACCAATTTTTGCAGATGAATATGTTGATATGGAATTCGGTACCGGCGCGGTGAAAGTTACGCCAGCGCACGATGTAAATGACTATGGAATGGCAATGAGGCACAATCTTGAAATGATAAATATTTTGAATGAAGATGCAACTACAAATGAAAATGTGCCCGTTGAATTTAGAAATAAAGACAGATTTGCCGTAAGAAAATTGGTTGCGGCGGAAATAGAAAAACTCGGTTTATTGGAAAAAGTTGAAGACTACACAAATAATGTTGGTTATTCCGAAAGAGGCGGAGTTCCAATTGAACCGTATTTAAGCGAGCAATGGTTTTTGAAAATGGACGCTTTTGCGGAATCGGCACTGAATGTTGTGAAAGATGAAAAAGTTAAATTTCATCCTAATCATTGGGTTAAGACATATGAACATTGGATGGAAAATATTAGGGATTGGTGCATTTCACGGCAATTGTGGTGGGGACATAGAATACCTGTTTGGTATAATAAAACGACAAAAGAAATTTACTGCGACGTTAATCCTCCGAATGATACGGAAAATTGGAAACAGGATGAAGATGTACTTGATACTTGGGCCTCCAGCTGGCTTTGGGCGCAGGACGTTTTTACAACCGAATCAGAGCAAAAATATTATTATCCTACCGATTTGTTGGTTACTGGTCCCGATATAATTTTCTTTTGGGTTGCCAGAATGATAATGGCAGGAATGAAATTTATGAATGAGATTCCATTCCGCGATGTTTACTTTACTAGTATTATTAGAGATTCACAAGGAAGAAAGATGAGCAAATCGCTCGGCAATTCACCAGATCCGCTTGATGTTATAGCGGAATACGGAGCCGATGCTTTACGCTTCACAATAAATTATATTGCTCCTCTTGGTCAAGATGTTTTATTCAGCACCGACAAAGTTGAGATTGGAAGAAATTTTGCTAATAAAATTTGGAATGCGGGAAGATTTCTTTTGATGAATTCACAACAGATAAAATTGGATGAAAGTCTTTTAAATAAACATGTTGATTTTGTTGACGAATGGATTGAATCAAAATTTCAAAATGCTTTGAAAAATTATGAATCGGCACTCGAAAAATTTGAAATAAATTCGGCATCTAAAATACTTTACGGATATGTATGGAATGATTTCTGCGATTGGTACGTTGAGCTAATAAAGAACAAACTTTATTCACAAAATGAAGAAATAAAATCAGCTGCTTTAACAAGAGCAATTAAATTATTTGAAGAAATGCTTAAAATGATTCACCCGTTCATGCCTTATATTTCTGAAGAAATTTGGAATTTGATTGCCGATAGAAAAGTCGGTGAAAGCATTTCAATAATTGAATTCCCCAAATTTAATTTGTCGCAAATTTCAGAAAAAGCAGAAGCTAAAATGGAGTTTACACAGAATATTATTACAAGTATAAGAAATATCCGCGGCGAAATGAACATTGCTCCATCCAAGAAAATTTCGGCGTACATTAAAACTGTAAATTTAGAAGAAGATCAGATTATTTACATAAAGTCCTTGGGCAAAGTTGATGAATTAAAATTTGGCGGGGATTTAACAAAACCAAACGCAAGCGCTTCTTCAATCATTAATAACTGTGAAATTTATATTCCTTTGGAAGGAATTATTGATTTGAATGTTGAGAAAGATAGACTTCTAAAAGAAATTCAAAGATTGGAAGGTGCGTTGACCGGAGTTACAAAAAAGCTTTCTAACGAAAAATTTGTAAATAACGCGCCAAAAGATGTTGTTGAAAAAGAATTTGCCAAGAAGAGCGATTGGGAAAATTCATTAAGCAAATTAAAAACTTTACTTTCCGATTTGTCTTAA
- a CDS encoding undecaprenyl/decaprenyl-phosphate alpha-N-acetylglucosaminyl 1-phosphate transferase, which yields MTYLLVFFTSLITTIILTPFFIDFLKKTKIVDIPGGRKIHTEVIPRMGGLIIFLMVLVMLNAFIDDFESIKLILFSATLLVFSGIVDDVMGLENFIKFIIQNISGVILIFYLENHYTQVTLFGIIIPHPFEYLVLLVFIIGVVNSINFLDGLDGLASGFSLLIFTVLLILAIRKEDVLLMLILVSLIGSTLGFLRFNAFPASIFLGDTGSLILGFFLILLASLTSINYHDGVLDLTYVLILLAVPLIDTVKVFLIRIKRRRDPFSGDTNHQHHIIKSTIVSHEATVFLIEIFSLVFILISLLYLKDYRLEATVIFFIAGIGLIFFPTILRKLDIAERINVFLINAHDLPIKNLMKVIKVLLLLSGILMILISLFSFSVKTTLTQQELIFLLIMTIILLFIAIFQSKKVSSIGEINVFLNFSIFFIISKLSLPLVFSNKVTTQIIYSIVNIAFYVLTALLALIILFRWKALMTRKLFFTGIDLTMIVFMLLTFLVNNILKFDLNYFLSISLLQSFVFYIWYKLVIDINKKYILNLTLISFLLPIGFLLTLLVNSFK from the coding sequence ATGACTTATCTACTTGTCTTTTTTACAAGTTTAATTACAACAATTATTTTAACGCCTTTTTTTATTGATTTCTTGAAAAAGACAAAAATTGTTGACATTCCCGGGGGAAGAAAGATCCATACCGAAGTAATTCCTAGGATGGGAGGATTGATCATATTCCTAATGGTCCTTGTTATGCTCAACGCATTTATCGATGATTTTGAAAGTATAAAGCTTATTCTTTTTTCAGCAACACTTTTAGTCTTTTCGGGGATTGTAGATGATGTAATGGGATTGGAAAATTTTATAAAATTTATAATTCAAAATATTTCCGGCGTTATTTTAATTTTCTATTTAGAAAATCATTATACGCAAGTTACTCTTTTCGGCATTATTATTCCGCATCCGTTCGAATATTTAGTTTTATTGGTTTTTATAATCGGCGTTGTAAATTCAATCAATTTTTTGGATGGATTAGATGGATTGGCAAGCGGTTTTTCACTACTTATTTTTACAGTTCTTCTAATACTCGCGATAAGAAAAGAAGATGTTTTGCTAATGCTTATTTTGGTTAGTTTAATTGGAAGTACTTTAGGTTTTTTAAGATTCAATGCGTTTCCAGCAAGTATTTTCTTGGGAGATACAGGTTCTCTGATTCTTGGTTTTTTCTTAATCTTGCTTGCTTCACTTACATCTATAAATTATCATGATGGAGTTTTAGATCTGACTTACGTACTTATTCTTCTTGCGGTCCCGTTAATTGATACAGTAAAAGTTTTTTTGATTAGAATTAAACGCAGAAGAGATCCATTTTCCGGCGATACGAATCATCAGCATCATATTATTAAAAGTACTATTGTAAGTCATGAAGCAACGGTTTTCTTGATTGAAATCTTTTCTTTGGTTTTTATATTAATCTCACTTTTGTATTTGAAAGATTATAGGTTGGAAGCGACAGTTATTTTCTTTATTGCGGGAATTGGACTTATATTTTTTCCAACAATTTTAAGAAAACTGGATATTGCCGAAAGAATAAATGTGTTTTTGATAAACGCACATGATCTGCCGATTAAGAATCTAATGAAAGTTATTAAAGTTCTTTTACTGTTATCGGGAATTCTAATGATACTTATTTCGCTGTTTTCATTTTCCGTTAAAACAACTTTAACTCAACAAGAATTGATCTTTCTTTTGATAATGACGATCATTCTTTTGTTTATAGCTATTTTTCAATCAAAAAAAGTTTCTTCAATTGGAGAAATAAATGTTTTTCTTAACTTTTCAATTTTTTTCATTATATCCAAATTAAGTTTGCCTTTGGTCTTCAGCAATAAAGTAACGACACAAATAATTTATTCAATTGTAAATATTGCGTTTTATGTTTTAACCGCACTGCTTGCTTTAATAATTTTGTTTAGATGGAAAGCATTAATGACAAGAAAATTATTTTTTACTGGAATTGATCTTACTATGATTGTTTTTATGTTATTAACATTTCTTGTTAACAACATTTTGAAATTTGATTTGAATTATTTTTTAAGTATTAGCCTGCTTCAGTCTTTTGTATTTTACATTTGGTATAAATTAGTTATTGATATTAACAAAAAATACATCTTAAATTTAACTTTGATTTCGTTTTTATTGCCAATTGGATTTTTATTGACTCTTTTGGTTAATTCATTTAAATAA
- a CDS encoding polysaccharide biosynthesis tyrosine autokinase, with product MDINLFQNLTSSNFHLKKRLSFLQNNIWNILAFFIGGGVLAAVFSLLMPKEYLSNAVINLDYNSVNNTILSNPGSITSEINLINSELILDNVQNTLSQQGLNINRSELKNSIDIEDENLSTISVSAYSGEAETSAKIANAVAENFFDETMLNDRNSYLFLLKALIDRDKKLQDDFNTPGQNKSSSLNSADDILVTRISEFEAELESADLENQFYQMKQNKIKQILDSKFALNAADVTNIADEQFSKAQQRVERTEIQNYFDPIIQKLQGMEFSYPWNPKENNIALLEKYKTDFNTILIRSVDEIVKVSDLKNGDLLKKLTLAYYKNQIKLNAIGQEQSLIFEIMTSLEDKFNSIPFELIETARSLRTERFSKSLDIKLKTKIENLKLTENQYFAEVESIRNAEVPEELYSPNITRNIFLGLIFGLIGGIIIALKSTKQDFDLVTSIEDLEKEGYKTIAQFDHLEIAEPIIVEFSDLKDNSVKRTKLQHSLENIQAYFKYGNLEKPLKTILITSKNAEEGKSIIAANIAVFLANNNNKVLLVDADLNKPDQSKIFKIKSTPSLAHYLFRKKELEEIIRNTHLRNLDIITCIEFPQNPSVIITSERMKNFMDIVKESYDFVIYDTASISSLKETVFIGQNVDETILIVRANKTKFTEISETKILLTENGIANFDIILNNV from the coding sequence ATGGATATCAATTTATTTCAAAACTTAACTTCTTCTAATTTTCACCTTAAAAAAAGATTATCATTTTTACAAAATAATATTTGGAATATTTTAGCATTTTTTATTGGCGGTGGTGTTTTGGCGGCGGTGTTTTCGTTATTAATGCCCAAAGAATACTTATCAAATGCCGTTATTAATCTAGATTATAATTCTGTTAATAATACTATTTTGAGTAATCCGGGTTCAATAACTTCCGAAATCAACTTAATAAATTCCGAATTAATATTAGATAATGTTCAAAATACTTTATCTCAACAAGGATTGAATATAAACAGAAGCGAACTAAAGAATTCAATCGATATAGAAGATGAAAATCTATCCACAATTTCGGTAAGCGCATACAGCGGCGAGGCTGAAACTTCGGCAAAAATTGCAAACGCGGTTGCTGAAAATTTTTTCGATGAAACAATGCTTAACGATAGAAATTCATATTTGTTTTTACTCAAAGCACTTATTGATAGAGATAAGAAACTTCAAGATGATTTTAACACGCCCGGGCAGAATAAATCAAGCTCATTAAATTCCGCGGACGATATTCTTGTAACTCGTATTTCCGAATTTGAGGCAGAATTAGAAAGCGCCGATCTGGAAAATCAGTTTTATCAGATGAAGCAAAATAAAATTAAACAAATTCTAGATTCAAAATTTGCTCTTAATGCCGCCGATGTTACAAATATTGCAGATGAACAATTTTCAAAAGCCCAGCAAAGGGTTGAAAGAACCGAAATCCAAAATTACTTCGATCCAATAATACAGAAATTACAAGGAATGGAATTTTCTTATCCATGGAACCCCAAAGAAAATAATATTGCACTTTTAGAAAAATATAAAACCGATTTCAATACAATTCTTATTCGAAGCGTTGATGAAATTGTAAAAGTAAGTGATTTAAAAAACGGCGACTTGCTAAAAAAATTGACATTGGCTTATTATAAAAACCAGATAAAATTAAACGCAATTGGACAAGAACAATCGTTAATTTTTGAAATTATGACTTCGCTTGAAGATAAATTTAATTCAATACCTTTCGAACTTATTGAAACCGCAAGAAGTTTAAGAACAGAAAGATTCTCAAAAAGTTTGGATATTAAGCTAAAAACTAAAATTGAAAATCTGAAATTAACTGAAAATCAGTACTTTGCAGAAGTTGAATCAATTAGAAACGCAGAAGTTCCGGAAGAATTATACAGTCCTAATATTACAAGAAATATTTTCTTAGGGTTAATTTTCGGGTTGATCGGTGGAATTATTATCGCGTTAAAAAGTACAAAGCAAGATTTTGATTTGGTTACTTCAATTGAAGATCTTGAAAAAGAAGGGTATAAGACAATTGCTCAATTTGATCATTTGGAAATAGCGGAACCGATAATTGTCGAGTTTTCTGACCTGAAAGATAATTCTGTTAAACGAACTAAACTGCAGCATTCTCTTGAGAATATACAAGCTTATTTTAAGTATGGAAATCTTGAAAAACCTCTTAAAACAATATTGATAACCAGTAAAAATGCCGAAGAGGGAAAGAGTATAATAGCAGCAAACATTGCCGTATTTTTAGCAAATAATAACAACAAAGTTTTATTGGTTGATGCTGATTTGAATAAACCGGATCAGAGCAAAATATTTAAAATAAAATCCACGCCTTCTTTAGCTCATTATTTGTTTAGAAAAAAAGAACTTGAAGAAATAATACGAAACACTCATTTGAGAAATTTAGATATAATTACTTGTATCGAATTTCCGCAAAATCCATCCGTCATAATTACATCTGAAAGAATGAAAAATTTCATGGATATAGTAAAAGAAAGTTATGATTTTGTTATTTACGATACAGCGTCAATATCATCTTTAAAAGAAACCGTTTTCATTGGTCAAAATGTTGATGAAACAATTTTGATTGTTCGAGCAAATAAGACTAAATTTACAGAAATATCGGAAACGAAAATATTGCTTACCGAAAACGGAATAGCGAATTTTGATATTATATTAAATAACGTTTAA
- a CDS encoding PAS domain S-box protein, giving the protein MSLINKEIALKYNNFEINDLKAQIEDLQDELKEQNKIINLYSEILNSSSISTVITDETGRIIWVNKAFLDTTGYSYNEVINQNPRILKSQKHNSKYYKKMWSTISSGNVWKGELINKKKDGTIYHENTVITPIINKSNKITHYVATKYDITTQKKIDFALHESYIKYEELAYIFNQSPAIGFLWSANEVRSVEFVTENIKQFGYTPSEFYSHNLTFSDLIFPEDKEKVNFEIREILRNGKERIKQHFRILTKSGEIRWIDSYSYVRLEDQNSVTHLQGVILDVTEKKLAEEESKIQLEQLMQADKMIALGTLVSGVAHEINNPNNFVLLNVPLIEKIWTNALPILEQYYEENGDFLLGDNLTFSKIKNSMPLLLAGINDGSVRIKNIVEDLKSFVRKDLSKFDQNVELNDVLKTSANLTANLISKSTDNFKIHFSDEPIYIKGSKQKLEQVMINLIENSCQSLINRKQAVQIFIKKDSKYAIINVKDEGKGIEPTLVKKITDPFYTTKRNNGGTGLGLSITSKIILQHNGSLEFNSEPNKGTVATIKIPLVKE; this is encoded by the coding sequence ATGAGTCTAATAAATAAAGAAATAGCATTAAAATATAATAATTTCGAAATAAATGATCTTAAAGCTCAAATTGAAGATTTACAGGATGAATTAAAAGAGCAAAATAAAATCATAAACTTATACAGCGAAATTTTAAATTCGTCTTCAATTTCCACCGTAATTACAGACGAAACCGGCAGAATAATTTGGGTAAATAAAGCTTTTTTAGATACAACCGGTTATTCCTATAATGAAGTAATAAACCAAAATCCGCGAATTTTGAAATCGCAGAAGCATAATTCCAAATATTATAAGAAAATGTGGTCAACAATTTCATCAGGTAATGTTTGGAAAGGTGAGTTAATAAATAAGAAAAAAGACGGAACAATTTATCACGAAAATACCGTAATTACTCCTATCATAAATAAGTCAAATAAAATTACGCATTACGTTGCTACAAAGTATGATATTACAACGCAAAAGAAAATTGATTTTGCTTTGCATGAATCATATATAAAATATGAGGAATTGGCTTACATATTTAATCAAAGTCCGGCAATTGGTTTTTTATGGTCGGCTAATGAAGTTAGATCCGTGGAATTCGTAACTGAGAATATTAAGCAATTCGGCTATACTCCATCTGAGTTTTATTCACATAATCTTACATTTTCAGATTTAATTTTTCCCGAAGATAAAGAAAAAGTCAATTTTGAAATTCGTGAAATTTTAAGGAATGGAAAAGAACGAATAAAACAGCATTTCAGAATATTAACTAAATCAGGTGAAATCAGGTGGATTGATTCTTATAGTTATGTAAGATTAGAAGATCAAAATTCAGTTACACATTTGCAGGGCGTAATTTTAGACGTTACCGAAAAAAAATTGGCGGAAGAAGAATCAAAAATCCAGCTTGAGCAATTAATGCAGGCAGATAAAATGATTGCTCTGGGAACATTGGTTTCTGGCGTTGCTCATGAAATCAATAATCCAAATAATTTTGTTCTGCTCAATGTTCCTTTAATTGAAAAAATATGGACCAATGCACTTCCCATATTAGAACAATATTATGAGGAAAACGGTGACTTTCTCTTAGGCGATAATCTTACATTTTCTAAAATAAAAAACAGCATGCCTCTTTTATTGGCAGGAATTAATGACGGTTCTGTTAGAATAAAAAACATAGTTGAAGATTTGAAAAGTTTCGTAAGAAAAGACTTGTCAAAATTTGACCAAAATGTTGAACTAAATGACGTATTGAAAACTTCGGCAAATCTTACTGCAAATTTAATTTCGAAATCCACCGATAATTTTAAAATTCACTTTTCCGATGAGCCAATATATATAAAAGGCAGCAAACAAAAACTTGAACAGGTAATGATAAATCTTATAGAGAATAGCTGCCAATCGCTAATTAATAGAAAACAAGCAGTACAAATTTTTATCAAAAAGGATTCAAAATATGCGATAATAAACGTAAAGGATGAAGGCAAAGGTATTGAGCCTACATTGGTAAAAAAAATTACCGATCCTTTTTATACAACGAAAAGAAATAACGGAGGAACTGGTTTGGGTTTATCCATTACGTCAAAAATTATATTGCAACATAACGGCTCTTTGGAATTTAATTCGGAGCCAAACAAGGGAACTGTTGCGACTATTAAAATTCCTTTAGTAAAAGAATAA